From Polynucleobacter sp. MWH-Braz-FAM2G, a single genomic window includes:
- a CDS encoding Dps family protein produces the protein MAKKLVGSPIDIGIDEKSRKAIAKGLSELLADSYSLYLMTHNFHWNVRGPMFNTLHAMFMNQYTEQWNALDLIAERIRALGEPAPGTYKEFAKLTSIKEVEGTPKALDMVRHLVKAQEATAKTARKLFPEVDKANDQPTADLLTQRLDVHEKTAWMLRSILEE, from the coding sequence ATGGCTAAGAAATTAGTAGGTTCGCCGATAGATATAGGCATTGACGAAAAAAGCCGCAAAGCCATCGCCAAGGGGTTGTCCGAACTATTGGCTGATAGCTATTCTTTATATTTGATGACTCATAACTTTCATTGGAATGTGAGAGGGCCGATGTTCAACACACTTCACGCCATGTTCATGAATCAATATACAGAACAATGGAATGCCCTTGATCTAATAGCTGAACGCATCCGCGCACTAGGCGAGCCAGCTCCAGGCACTTATAAAGAATTTGCCAAGCTAACCTCAATTAAAGAAGTAGAGGGAACCCCAAAGGCACTAGATATGGTTAGACATCTTGTAAAAGCCCAAGAAGCCACAGCCAAAACTGCGCGCAAATTATTTCCAGAAGTTGACAAGGCTAATGATCAACCTACGGCAGATTTACTGACACAGAGATTAGATGTTCATGAAAAAACTGCGTGGATGCTTAGAAGTATATTAGAGGAGTAA
- a CDS encoding tyrosine-type recombinase/integrase, whose amino-acid sequence MTQLNYLFAENNYTLPTQIKLMDGKALLYKRLQSAQWQVRFKLANGKWHSTTTNTDDIEQAKINAIAIVETVKIKTDAGLAITTKTFKQIALDEIANMTRALNNNTGRRCYRDYIFAINKYLVPFFGQHEVEKITVEMLGDFESWRQATMGKIPVASTKRNHASAYIRVINLARERGCVAHNRAVPLLDSKGTRSQPRPAFTKEETIELISYTETWIKSSYTERTRLMRTLCVAYIEFLVNTGVRHGTEALRLRWKHLQWHWIGNKKYLRVWVSGKTGPRYLIAKHEVIKVFERLMRWHKLDYTNLNGLIEAKLDKAIFCLPDNTQISNMENIFRNLMVRSSMRADSSGLNRTLYSLRHTYATFALASGIDIHTLAKQMGTSVGMIERHYSKMTATMAAERLA is encoded by the coding sequence ATGACGCAATTAAATTATCTCTTCGCAGAAAATAACTACACACTACCTACACAAATAAAGTTGATGGACGGCAAAGCCTTATTGTATAAGCGTTTGCAGTCGGCACAGTGGCAAGTGCGTTTTAAGTTAGCGAACGGCAAGTGGCATAGCACGACAACAAATACAGACGATATAGAGCAAGCAAAAATCAATGCTATTGCAATAGTAGAGACAGTAAAAATAAAAACAGATGCTGGACTTGCGATAACAACAAAGACATTTAAGCAAATTGCGTTAGATGAAATTGCGAATATGACAAGAGCACTAAACAACAACACTGGTCGTCGTTGTTATCGCGATTACATCTTTGCTATCAACAAATATCTTGTGCCGTTCTTTGGACAACACGAAGTAGAAAAAATTACTGTGGAGATGCTTGGTGATTTTGAAAGTTGGCGACAAGCAACAATGGGAAAAATTCCTGTAGCAAGCACGAAGCGTAATCACGCAAGTGCATACATTCGTGTAATCAATTTGGCACGCGAGCGTGGTTGTGTTGCACACAATCGTGCTGTTCCGTTGCTTGACAGCAAAGGCACACGCAGTCAGCCTCGCCCAGCCTTTACAAAAGAAGAAACTATTGAGTTGATAAGTTATACAGAAACTTGGATAAAGAGTAGTTACACAGAACGCACACGACTTATGCGAACGCTATGTGTTGCTTACATAGAGTTTTTGGTGAATACAGGAGTAAGACACGGCACAGAAGCATTGCGTTTGCGTTGGAAACACTTGCAGTGGCATTGGATTGGAAATAAAAAATATCTGCGTGTTTGGGTTAGTGGCAAGACTGGTCCTCGCTACCTAATTGCTAAGCACGAAGTAATTAAAGTATTTGAGCGACTAATGCGTTGGCATAAGTTGGATTACACAAACTTAAATGGACTAATAGAAGCGAAGTTGGACAAAGCAATCTTCTGTTTGCCTGACAACACACAGATTAGCAATATGGAGAATATATTTAGAAACTTAATGGTGCGAAGCAGTATGCGTGCTGACAGTAGCGGACTAAACCGCACTCTTTATAGCTTACGACATACTTATGCGACTTTTGCATTAGCAAGTGGCATAGACATACATACGCTTGCTAAGCAAATGGGAACAAGCGTAGGAATGATTGAACGACATTACAGCAAAATGACGGCTACGATGGCGGCAGAGAGGTTGGCATAA
- the rsmB gene encoding 16S rRNA (cytosine(967)-C(5))-methyltransferase RsmB, which produces MTDQKTPRSLPLSEAITIAAQAISEVMSGRSLTEVLDQLEAHERPIVQSLSFDALRKWVRSHELIKQFIPKPPPSEVDHLLSVAIALFLQTGVDGKSYPAHTIVDQAVKACGEYDKTMYAKGLVNAVLRKVGLLTQPSPGEKSYPPDPIPMYVPAWWRANLKRNYSKRWQSILFHQAKRAPLILRVNQRQYTRDQYQSLLADEGISSIPIDELASVSLSSALLLPEAAPVSDLPGFYTGAVSVQDAGAQLAAVLLNPQAGELVLDACAAPGGKTAHILELADCSMRALELDGDRIGKISGNLDRLRLHSNQVQVIRGDASKAGWWDGVQFDKILLDAPCSASGIVARHPDIPFLRREADVRALQARQRAIMDQAWKMLGPQGALLYVTCSIFPEEGEEQAIWFAQQHTNALRLDAPGQLLPSELNDGFYYALFKKNGP; this is translated from the coding sequence TTGACTGATCAAAAAACACCACGCAGTCTCCCGCTTTCTGAAGCAATCACCATTGCCGCCCAAGCGATTAGCGAGGTAATGAGCGGCCGATCGCTAACAGAAGTTTTGGATCAACTGGAGGCGCATGAGCGTCCGATAGTCCAAAGTTTAAGCTTTGATGCGCTTCGTAAATGGGTACGTTCCCATGAGTTAATCAAGCAATTTATTCCCAAGCCACCGCCATCAGAAGTTGATCATTTGCTCAGCGTTGCGATAGCACTATTCTTGCAAACTGGGGTAGATGGCAAAAGCTATCCAGCACATACTATTGTTGATCAGGCAGTGAAGGCATGTGGCGAGTACGATAAAACAATGTATGCAAAAGGACTGGTTAATGCAGTCCTGCGTAAGGTCGGTCTCTTGACCCAACCATCCCCCGGCGAAAAGAGTTATCCGCCCGATCCTATTCCCATGTATGTGCCCGCTTGGTGGCGCGCTAATCTAAAACGCAATTACTCTAAGCGGTGGCAATCTATTTTGTTTCATCAAGCTAAGCGCGCACCATTAATCCTGCGCGTAAATCAAAGGCAATATACGCGTGATCAATACCAATCTTTGTTAGCCGACGAAGGAATTTCATCCATACCTATCGATGAACTGGCCAGCGTCTCCTTGTCTTCCGCACTACTGTTGCCAGAGGCAGCCCCTGTATCTGATTTACCTGGTTTTTATACGGGCGCCGTTTCTGTGCAAGATGCCGGAGCGCAACTTGCCGCAGTTTTATTAAATCCTCAGGCTGGTGAGTTGGTGCTCGATGCTTGTGCTGCGCCCGGGGGTAAAACAGCGCATATATTGGAGTTGGCAGATTGTTCGATGAGAGCTCTAGAGTTGGATGGTGATCGAATTGGAAAAATAAGCGGAAATTTAGATCGCCTTCGTTTGCATTCAAATCAGGTGCAAGTCATTCGAGGTGATGCTTCAAAAGCAGGATGGTGGGATGGTGTTCAGTTTGACAAGATTCTTCTAGATGCCCCTTGTTCAGCCTCGGGGATAGTGGCTCGACACCCAGACATTCCATTCTTAAGACGTGAAGCAGACGTGAGGGCGCTTCAAGCAAGGCAGCGCGCAATTATGGATCAGGCATGGAAAATGCTCGGGCCACAAGGTGCGCTTTTGTATGTAACCTGCTCTATTTTTCCTGAAGAAGGAGAGGAGCAAGCAATTTGGTTTGCTCAGCAGCACACCAATGCGTTACGATTAGATGCGCCTGGCCAACTTTTGCCCAGCGAATTAAATGATGGTTTTTACTATGCCTTGTTTAAAAAAAATGGGCCATGA
- a CDS encoding DUF4390 domain-containing protein — MSRKIKQFLFLCLMALGVLTANVSAEGIKIKSFELEKVDNDWLLNATFQIELSPGLEDAVQKGVVLHFQTDFDLTRSRWYWFDEKSALAQRQTRLSYQPLTQQYRIASEGFTFSAKTISEALQAVGSIGGWHVIDNAQLDPNKAYTAALRMTLDLSKLPKPFQVNALNNRDWNVSSDWYRFPFVANGPNQIKR; from the coding sequence ATGAGCCGAAAAATTAAACAATTTCTCTTTTTGTGTTTGATGGCCTTGGGTGTTCTGACGGCCAACGTTAGTGCAGAAGGCATCAAGATTAAATCCTTTGAGCTCGAGAAGGTGGATAACGATTGGCTCCTGAATGCCACTTTTCAGATTGAGTTATCCCCGGGTTTAGAAGATGCCGTACAAAAAGGCGTTGTTTTGCATTTCCAAACGGACTTTGATTTAACGCGTTCACGCTGGTATTGGTTTGATGAAAAGTCTGCGCTTGCACAAAGACAAACTCGCTTGTCTTATCAACCTCTTACCCAGCAATATCGGATTGCTTCCGAAGGCTTCACTTTTTCTGCAAAGACTATCTCTGAAGCATTACAAGCGGTAGGAAGTATTGGTGGGTGGCATGTCATTGACAATGCCCAACTCGATCCTAATAAAGCATATACCGCAGCTTTGCGTATGACCCTGGATCTTAGTAAATTGCCAAAACCATTTCAAGTGAATGCACTTAATAATCGCGACTGGAATGTTTCAAGCGATTGGTATCGTTTTCCATTTGTTGCTAATGGGCCGAATCAGATAAAAAGATGA
- a CDS encoding site-specific integrase, producing MSKQAKVLNSTEIRRVLDYCSTRKHALRNKALVMIMFNTGMRVSEVASLRIKDVIDSEGNIKSEIRLLAENTKTNEARTVFVNEKLRKELVQYAKLYANGNPNSKFFYSQKRDSDGFSASTLCQHFHYLYKRVGLDGASSHSSRRTFITKLANDGIGVRVIMGLSGHKALSSVQCYIDCNSELMRNAVENLAVV from the coding sequence ATGTCTAAGCAAGCAAAGGTACTAAACAGCACAGAAATTCGCAGAGTGCTTGATTACTGCTCTACAAGAAAACACGCACTACGCAATAAAGCATTAGTAATGATTATGTTTAACACTGGTATGCGTGTAAGCGAAGTTGCCAGCTTGCGAATTAAGGATGTAATAGATAGCGAAGGCAATATAAAGAGCGAAATACGCTTATTGGCAGAAAATACAAAAACAAATGAAGCAAGGACGGTATTTGTAAACGAGAAATTGCGTAAAGAGTTGGTGCAATACGCAAAACTGTACGCTAACGGCAATCCCAACAGCAAATTCTTCTACAGTCAAAAACGGGATAGCGACGGATTTTCTGCCTCAACTTTGTGTCAGCACTTCCACTACCTATATAAGCGTGTGGGATTAGACGGAGCAAGCAGTCATTCGTCTCGCAGAACATTTATTACCAAATTGGCAAACGATGGAATTGGTGTGCGTGTGATTATGGGATTAAGTGGACATAAGGCACTTAGTAGCGTGCAATGCTACATAGACTGCAATAGTGAGCTTATGCGTAATGCTGTGGAGAATTTGGCTGTAGTGTGA
- a CDS encoding response regulator: MASILVVDDEMGIRELLNEILTDEGHTVYAAESANQARTIREQMRPDLVLLDIWMPDTDGITLLKEWSNTGQLTMPVVMMSGHATIDTAVEATRIGALNFLEKPIALQKLLKTVSKALESSPKYIEPEPERAVQSSANPVAAPKQPIAELVSVPAEGEYISGIAKTYFDLPLREARDLFEKAYFEHQMQIMGGSMTKISEYTGLERTHLYRKLKALGIDTSRNKGES, translated from the coding sequence ATGGCTAGTATTTTGGTCGTTGATGACGAGATGGGAATTCGTGAGCTTCTCAATGAGATTCTTACGGATGAAGGTCATACTGTATATGCAGCAGAGAGCGCTAATCAGGCGCGCACTATTCGAGAGCAAATGCGCCCCGATCTCGTCTTACTCGACATATGGATGCCCGATACCGATGGGATTACTTTATTAAAAGAGTGGTCAAATACCGGTCAGCTCACTATGCCAGTAGTCATGATGTCAGGCCATGCAACGATCGATACTGCTGTTGAGGCAACTCGTATTGGAGCCCTGAATTTTTTAGAAAAACCGATTGCTCTACAAAAGCTCTTAAAAACCGTCAGCAAGGCTTTAGAGAGCTCTCCTAAATATATAGAACCAGAGCCAGAGCGAGCGGTTCAATCAAGTGCAAATCCTGTAGCTGCGCCAAAACAGCCTATAGCTGAATTAGTATCGGTTCCTGCTGAAGGTGAATACATCAGCGGAATTGCAAAAACATATTTTGACCTTCCTTTAAGAGAGGCGAGGGATTTGTTTGAGAAGGCCTATTTTGAGCATCAGATGCAAATTATGGGTGGAAGTATGACTAAGATTTCAGAGTACACGGGCCTAGAGAGAACCCATTTGTATAGAAAGCTTAAGGCGCTTGGTATCGATACCTCACGCAATAAGGGCGAAAGCTAA
- a CDS encoding DMT family transporter, which translates to MNSSDIIRLLSLAAIWGGSFLFMRVASPVLGSAYLAEGRVLLAAIFLYFLALYLKKNRNLLEHWKHYLIMGFFNSALPFVLFGFAALNLSTSQLSILNATAPIWAFVIGLIVGGEKFKIKRGFGLLLGMIGVGVLFGTSSRSVDADSFQSIALGLGAAFSYGVASNYAKKSKGVEPFDNAHGSMWASAILLIPALFFIPIRSEPTPLVLGAVLAIGIVCSGIAYLLYFRLIKDVGAASALTVTFLIPVFGTLWGIFFLGEQLKLNAAIGMAIIILGTAMVAEFNFRRAFKAI; encoded by the coding sequence GTGAATTCTTCAGACATCATTCGCCTTCTCTCTCTAGCCGCTATTTGGGGAGGCTCCTTCCTATTTATGAGAGTCGCCTCACCGGTTTTGGGCTCGGCATATTTGGCTGAAGGGCGTGTGTTGTTGGCCGCTATCTTTTTATATTTCTTAGCTCTCTATTTAAAAAAGAATAGAAATCTTCTTGAGCATTGGAAGCACTATTTGATTATGGGGTTTTTTAATTCAGCATTGCCTTTTGTGCTTTTTGGTTTTGCTGCCCTAAACCTCTCAACTTCCCAGTTATCTATTCTGAACGCGACCGCGCCTATTTGGGCATTTGTTATTGGCCTTATTGTTGGAGGTGAAAAATTTAAGATTAAGCGTGGATTTGGTTTGTTATTAGGAATGATTGGCGTTGGGGTTTTGTTTGGCACGTCATCGCGGTCTGTGGATGCTGATTCATTTCAGTCGATTGCCTTGGGGTTGGGGGCCGCATTCTCGTATGGAGTAGCGAGTAATTACGCAAAAAAATCCAAAGGTGTAGAGCCTTTTGATAACGCACACGGTAGCATGTGGGCCTCCGCTATCTTGTTAATTCCAGCCCTGTTCTTTATTCCCATTCGAAGCGAACCAACCCCGTTGGTTTTGGGTGCCGTTTTGGCGATAGGTATTGTTTGTAGTGGTATTGCCTATTTGCTTTACTTTAGGCTAATAAAGGATGTAGGCGCCGCATCCGCTTTAACGGTGACCTTTCTCATTCCTGTTTTTGGAACTCTCTGGGGTATATTTTTTTTGGGTGAACAGCTGAAACTCAATGCCGCTATAGGCATGGCCATTATTATTCTTGGTACAGCGATGGTTGCCGAGTTTAATTTTAGAAGAGCATTTAAGGCAATATGA
- a CDS encoding PAS domain-containing sensor histidine kinase: protein MKAISALMDASFFTSKAWNKKAIPITIGAIGVFALLLLFLLAIASSNTEFFDNYFIWLYAANIVIGICLTLVILILVVVIAVRWYRGHFGTRLIAKLAMIFALVGIVPGLILYGVSLQFVSRSIESWFDVKVESALNSGLELGRVTLRVAQEEILGEGNFIAEQIVQFPSGATADQVASAVMKIRNQFGIQEISLFNVHRDLIFTSEAKPKKYIPPPSADVVQEAFNKKGITFLDQIEIEGGQRGYRIRAIVPVVRKKAAISKSDTGKDVEDKYFLQLVRYIPTPLAKNIFAVESAYTEYQEKALGRTGLRKMFVGTLTLTLFFAVFVAITLALMLGRQLARPLLMLLRGTQAVAQGDLSPKPELDTGDELGMLTRQFNVMTRQLADTRTSLQESKAFLERVLGSLTAGVCIFDKNYNVVSTNPGADRIFAQDLTLLDGKPLSTSPALVEFEAAIKEGFATMKLAVLSKGDAEYQPIQNNAPVWQKQIQLHSTNEFENELGVTLFVRGTELSDDLRMVVFDDITDVVSAQRSIAWSEVARRLAHEIKNPLTPIQLSAERLQHKLAGKLTPEQEEMINRSTETIIGQVQAMKEMVNDFRDFAKTPTPQLKPVSINTLTKEILGLYEGSPLHTQLDPSCPDIMGDPTQLRQVIHNLLQNAQDATLEGPHPNNPVEVKTELVPYGEHNGKAQNAVRLTISDSGIGFPAKILARAFEPYVTTKSKGTGLGLAVVKKIVDDHSAKIEIRNRMQGDEVIGAKVSILFMNLAKEAA from the coding sequence ATGAAAGCGATTTCAGCCCTAATGGACGCAAGTTTTTTTACATCGAAAGCTTGGAACAAAAAAGCGATCCCAATAACGATTGGGGCAATTGGTGTTTTTGCTTTATTGCTTTTATTTTTGCTTGCAATCGCATCGTCGAATACGGAATTTTTTGATAACTACTTTATTTGGCTGTATGCGGCCAATATAGTTATTGGCATTTGCTTAACGTTAGTAATATTGATTTTAGTTGTTGTCATCGCTGTTCGTTGGTATCGAGGCCATTTTGGTACGCGATTGATTGCCAAATTGGCAATGATTTTTGCGCTGGTCGGTATCGTTCCTGGCCTCATTCTATATGGCGTTTCTCTGCAGTTCGTTTCACGGAGTATCGAGTCCTGGTTCGACGTAAAGGTTGAGTCAGCCTTGAATTCGGGCTTGGAGTTAGGGCGAGTAACGCTGCGTGTTGCGCAAGAAGAAATCCTGGGTGAAGGTAATTTTATTGCCGAGCAAATAGTGCAGTTCCCCTCGGGCGCTACTGCAGATCAGGTTGCTTCAGCGGTGATGAAGATTCGCAACCAATTTGGTATTCAAGAGATTAGTCTTTTTAATGTGCATCGCGATTTAATTTTTACAAGCGAGGCCAAGCCTAAAAAATATATTCCTCCTCCCAGTGCTGATGTTGTGCAAGAGGCTTTTAATAAAAAAGGGATTACTTTTTTAGATCAAATTGAAATTGAGGGCGGTCAACGCGGATATCGTATAAGAGCTATTGTGCCGGTTGTACGTAAAAAAGCCGCCATTAGTAAATCAGATACTGGAAAAGATGTAGAAGATAAATATTTTTTACAGCTAGTTCGTTACATACCAACTCCATTGGCAAAAAATATCTTTGCGGTGGAATCTGCTTACACTGAATATCAAGAAAAAGCATTGGGCCGTACTGGGCTTCGCAAAATGTTTGTGGGCACCTTGACTCTCACTCTCTTTTTTGCGGTATTCGTTGCCATTACTTTGGCCTTAATGTTGGGCAGACAGCTTGCGCGCCCTCTCTTGATGCTTTTGAGAGGAACTCAGGCGGTTGCACAGGGAGACTTGTCGCCCAAGCCAGAGTTGGATACGGGCGATGAACTTGGAATGCTCACCAGACAATTTAATGTCATGACGAGACAGTTGGCTGATACCCGCACATCTCTTCAAGAATCAAAGGCATTTTTAGAGCGAGTATTGGGAAGTCTTACTGCAGGAGTGTGTATTTTTGACAAAAATTACAACGTCGTCTCAACCAATCCGGGCGCAGATCGAATTTTTGCCCAAGACCTCACGCTTTTGGATGGAAAGCCGCTAAGCACTAGTCCAGCATTAGTAGAGTTTGAGGCAGCCATCAAAGAGGGATTTGCCACCATGAAGTTGGCTGTTCTAAGCAAAGGTGACGCCGAATATCAGCCTATACAAAATAATGCGCCCGTGTGGCAAAAACAAATTCAGTTGCACAGCACAAATGAGTTTGAAAATGAATTAGGTGTTACTTTATTTGTCCGTGGCACTGAGCTTTCGGACGATTTGCGAATGGTAGTTTTCGATGATATTACTGATGTGGTTAGTGCCCAAAGGTCTATTGCTTGGAGTGAAGTAGCAAGGCGTCTAGCCCATGAAATTAAAAATCCTCTCACACCTATTCAGCTTTCTGCAGAAAGATTGCAGCACAAGCTTGCAGGTAAGCTGACACCAGAGCAGGAAGAAATGATTAATCGCAGCACCGAAACAATCATTGGCCAAGTTCAGGCAATGAAAGAGATGGTGAATGATTTTAGGGATTTTGCAAAAACGCCCACACCGCAATTAAAGCCGGTATCCATTAATACATTGACCAAAGAAATTTTGGGTCTCTATGAGGGCAGTCCTTTGCATACGCAGCTTGATCCTAGCTGCCCAGATATTATGGGTGACCCCACTCAATTGAGGCAGGTTATTCATAATTTGCTACAAAACGCACAAGACGCCACTCTTGAGGGCCCTCATCCCAATAATCCAGTGGAAGTAAAGACGGAGTTGGTGCCTTATGGAGAGCACAATGGAAAAGCTCAAAACGCAGTGCGGTTAACAATAAGTGATAGCGGAATTGGATTTCCAGCTAAGATATTGGCAAGAGCCTTCGAGCCTTATGTAACTACGAAGAGCAAAGGCACCGGATTGGGGTTGGCGGTAGTGAAGAAGATTGTTGATGATCACTCTGCCAAAATTGAAATTCGAAACCGTATGCAGGGCGATGAAGTGATTGGCGCGAAAGTATCGATATTGTTTATGAATTTAGCAAAAGAGGCAGCCTAA
- a CDS encoding NAD(P)H-dependent oxidoreductase — MKKALIINAHQFFEGISAGKLNQTMVDVIGEELVKKGYELKHTNIEKGYDINEEVDKHVWADLIILQSPVYWFGNPWIYKKYVDEVFTAGLFQQKMCADDGRTREDPSKQYGTGGKLQGRKYMLSLTWNAPEEAFGNKDQYLFGGQTVDEVFAFNTANYKFCGVDVLPSFSCFNVVKEAQVESDIQRLREHLSKVL, encoded by the coding sequence ATGAAAAAAGCACTCATCATCAATGCCCATCAGTTCTTTGAAGGCATCTCCGCAGGAAAACTTAATCAAACTATGGTTGATGTCATTGGCGAAGAGCTTGTTAAAAAAGGCTATGAGCTTAAGCACACCAATATTGAGAAGGGCTACGACATTAATGAGGAAGTTGATAAGCATGTCTGGGCTGATTTAATCATTCTCCAGTCGCCTGTGTATTGGTTCGGCAACCCATGGATTTACAAGAAGTATGTTGATGAGGTGTTTACGGCAGGACTATTTCAGCAAAAGATGTGTGCTGATGATGGCAGAACTCGTGAAGACCCAAGCAAGCAATATGGCACGGGTGGCAAACTACAGGGCAGAAAATATATGTTGTCTTTAACTTGGAATGCTCCAGAAGAAGCATTTGGGAACAAAGATCAATATCTATTTGGCGGCCAAACTGTTGATGAAGTTTTTGCGTTTAATACTGCTAACTACAAATTCTGTGGCGTAGATGTTCTGCCTTCATTCTCTTGCTTTAATGTGGTTAAAGAAGCCCAAGTAGAAAGCGATATTCAGCGGTTGCGAGAGCATTTGTCTAAGGTTTTGTAG
- a CDS encoding GNAT family N-acetyltransferase, giving the protein MEIQIYQATTEQDWRLARTLITQYIDWLDLDLSFQNIDDEFANLEKKYSGKNGNFYLAKLNNEVVGCIGTRKHSNEECEIKRLFVCDGGKGNGIGKLLINTATTEARKQNYKAMLLDTLPKMSAALKLYKEMGFVETSAYCYHPHPKAIFLKLTL; this is encoded by the coding sequence ATGGAGATACAAATCTATCAAGCAACTACCGAACAAGATTGGAGATTGGCAAGAACGCTGATTACACAATATATAGACTGGCTTGATTTGGATTTGTCTTTCCAAAACATTGATGATGAGTTTGCTAACTTAGAAAAGAAATATAGTGGCAAGAATGGCAACTTCTACTTAGCTAAACTGAATAATGAGGTAGTTGGCTGTATTGGTACACGCAAACATAGCAATGAAGAATGCGAAATAAAACGTTTATTTGTTTGCGATGGTGGAAAGGGTAATGGTATTGGCAAGTTGCTAATAAACACAGCAACTACAGAGGCTCGCAAGCAAAACTACAAGGCAATGTTGTTAGACACATTACCTAAAATGTCTGCAGCATTAAAGCTGTATAAAGAAATGGGGTTTGTAGAAACTTCAGCGTATTGCTACCACCCACACCCTAAAGCTATATTTCTAAAACTAACTCTTTAG
- a CDS encoding MAPEG family protein, whose amino-acid sequence MLIVTSIIASVLTIIFIKLSFAVIGLRRKNKVGLGSGGYEDLERAIRAQGNFAEYVPFGIILIACLELNGAPWWLVTIPGIALIIGRLIHAKGINVPPPDFSKRILGMKFTFNTLISLVVLNLGWSLYRLFT is encoded by the coding sequence ATGTTAATAGTCACTTCAATTATTGCTTCTGTATTAACTATCATTTTTATTAAGCTCTCGTTTGCCGTCATTGGCCTTAGACGAAAAAATAAAGTTGGTCTAGGAAGTGGTGGCTACGAAGATCTGGAGAGAGCAATTCGTGCCCAAGGTAATTTTGCCGAATATGTTCCGTTTGGGATTATTTTGATCGCCTGCTTAGAGTTAAATGGCGCACCCTGGTGGTTAGTCACCATTCCAGGCATTGCGCTCATCATTGGTCGACTAATTCATGCCAAGGGAATTAATGTGCCACCACCAGACTTTAGCAAGCGTATCTTAGGTATGAAATTTACCTTCAATACATTAATTTCATTAGTTGTATTGAACTTAGGATGGTCGCTATATCGGTTATTTACTTAG
- a CDS encoding DUF6641 family protein, translating to MSTLDGLKLSTAKKPAHIPQVVFRRNKLSNKLWEQIQLAKSQIDGTTFAVKKFRTVKDKETGLRKSVEVNKRLREWWFKNEQGKVCVAIKYGSQLIELAKGKTSVEVDNAQNLIRALEQIKIAVEQGELDTQIATASGNLRRAFNK from the coding sequence ATGAGCACATTAGACGGATTAAAACTTAGCACAGCAAAAAAACCAGCACATATTCCGCAAGTTGTATTTCGTCGGAATAAGTTATCAAACAAACTGTGGGAACAAATACAGTTAGCTAAAAGTCAAATTGACGGCACTACTTTTGCTGTTAAAAAGTTTCGGACTGTAAAAGATAAAGAAACTGGTTTGCGTAAAAGCGTGGAAGTAAATAAAAGATTGAGAGAGTGGTGGTTTAAGAATGAACAAGGAAAAGTTTGCGTTGCAATTAAATACGGCAGTCAGCTAATAGAGTTAGCTAAAGGCAAGACAAGCGTGGAAGTAGATAACGCACAAAATTTAATTAGGGCATTAGAGCAAATTAAGATTGCTGTAGAGCAAGGTGAGCTTGATACGCAGATTGCTACAGCAAGCGGCAACTTGCGTAGAGCATTTAATAAGTAG